Proteins encoded in a region of the Bactrocera tryoni isolate S06 chromosome 4, CSIRO_BtryS06_freeze2, whole genome shotgun sequence genome:
- the LOC120776139 gene encoding glycine-rich cell wall structural protein-like, translating to MKVFVCILASLVVVSAGGGYLPRGGGGGGFGGGYGGQGGFAGSSSSASSSASAYSSGGGFGGGAGAGRYAGGFGKGGGGGGRGWKSSGGALGGAGSYGGGASLGGAGAGGYGGGSGFGGGHGGGRKGGLYGGVTSSISFQPGNSLGSGGAGSYGGGVGHGSGLGGGAYGPSLGGAGLGGGYASGGSSYGASSSAAGYGGGAYGGGAGLGGAGLGGYGGGAGLGGYGGGAALGGYGGAGGKSGYGYSAGSSASASSSSSAGSSGWWKN from the exons ATGAAA GTTTTCGTCTGCATTTTAGCCTCTTTGGTGGTAGTTAGCGCAGGAGGTGGTTATCTGCCACGAGGTGGCGGCGGTGGTGGCTTTGGCGGTGGTTATGGCGGCCAGGGTGGCTTTGCAGGCTCTTCCAGTTCCGCCAGCTCGAGTGCGTCTGCATACTCCTCAGGTGGTGGTTTTGGTGGGGGAGCCGGAGCGGGGCGCTATGCCGGCGGCTTTGGTAAAGGCGGTGGAGGTGGCGGTCGTGGCTGGAAAAGTAGTGGTGGCGCCTTAGGCGGCGCTGGCAGCTATGGTGGCGGCGCATCTTTGGGTGGAGCTGGTG CAGGTGGTTATGGTGGCGGCAGTGGTTTCGGCGGTGGACATGGTGGCGGCAGAAAGGGCGGTTTGTATGGCGGCGTTACCTCCAGTATTTCCTTCCAACCAGGAAATTCTTTGGGCAGCGGCGGTGCAGGTTCTTATGGCGGCGGCGTTGGCCATGGCAGTGGTTTGGGCGGTGGAGCATATGGACCTAGTCTTGGCGGTGCTGGACTCGGTGGCGGTTATGCTAGCGGTGGCTCTTCATATGGAGCCAGTAGCAGCGCTGCTGGATATGGCGGTGGTGCTTATGGAGGCGGTGCTGGATTGGGCGGTGCTGGATTAGGTGGTTATGGTGGCGGTGCTGGATTGGGTGGTTATGGTGGCGGTGCTGCATTGGGTGGTTATGGTGGCGCTGGCGGTAAATCAGGTTACGGCTACTCTGCTGGTAGTAGTGCTTCAGCTAGCTCATCCAGTTCAGCCGGTTCATCTGGTTGGTGGAAGAATTAG